One region of Candidatus Methanoplasma cognatum genomic DNA includes:
- a CDS encoding sel1 repeat family protein yields MGFKEVLDAASGGDPHAQNAMGYIYFDGSGVQKDMEKALMWFRLSARQGDPEGQCNFGYMLAHGYGAYQDTDKAFKLYKCSAEQGYVRAQFNLAHMYSEGLGTEQDWNEALTWYSKAAENGNLAAHYRIGVMKEEGRGIPADEKEALKIYAECAEVGHPKARFRLGMMIFEGRGVQKDPNKAAKILAKAAEEGSPDAMLQLGKMSLSGEGMVKSENNAMKWFKKAAARGSEEAKDILKDLQH; encoded by the coding sequence TTGGGTTTCAAAGAGGTCCTGGATGCCGCGTCCGGCGGCGATCCCCATGCGCAGAATGCGATGGGATACATTTACTTTGACGGGAGCGGCGTCCAAAAGGATATGGAGAAAGCCCTCATGTGGTTCAGGCTGTCCGCGAGGCAGGGAGATCCGGAAGGGCAATGCAACTTTGGATACATGCTCGCGCACGGGTATGGTGCCTACCAGGACACCGATAAAGCGTTCAAGCTGTACAAATGCTCCGCCGAACAGGGATACGTGAGGGCGCAGTTCAACCTCGCACACATGTATTCCGAAGGCCTCGGAACGGAACAAGACTGGAATGAGGCGCTGACGTGGTATTCAAAGGCCGCCGAGAACGGCAATCTCGCGGCTCATTACAGGATAGGCGTGATGAAAGAAGAGGGCAGAGGGATACCAGCCGATGAGAAAGAGGCCTTAAAGATATATGCTGAATGTGCGGAGGTAGGACACCCTAAGGCAAGGTTCAGGCTGGGCATGATGATCTTTGAGGGAAGGGGGGTACAGAAGGACCCGAACAAGGCGGCAAAGATATTGGCAAAGGCCGCGGAGGAGGGGAGCCCGGATGCCATGCTGCAGCTCGGAAAGATGTCTTTAAGTGGGGAAGGAATGGTGAAGAGCGAGAACAACGCCATGAAATGGTTCAAAAAAGCGGCTGCGAGAGGCAGCGAAGAGGCAAAGGATATTCTGAAGGACCTGCAGCATTGA
- a CDS encoding sel1 repeat family protein — protein MAKRTIFQDAETGNPYARLGLAYMYHHGKNIDPDPELAMKWYTKSSEAGCSRAKWELAKIFRDGTIANKDGAMFVFHLKAAAEAGVPEAKVELGFTYLKGIHIKRDEVSALKWMHSAAIQGDPMALFMTGYMYGRGIGTRQDISEQEQWYARAGLKGNGELFYWIGRNFEYGLFNVEFDLFEAGRWYKMGADMGHEKCLMCWQYVLSALAGGKHDSLEERESILMNADVEKEKLAREQALNAADYFFEIGNEENAFKNYTISAELGDPLSMFTLAMMYHAGIHVKRNDRKALELMMKASVAGSEDAQFTIGTFYEEGMGLKKSLDEAIRYYTMAAANGYLTAYYRLSLHMEHPEIHVRNSAVIVR, from the coding sequence ATGGCAAAGAGAACGATATTCCAGGATGCTGAGACGGGGAACCCCTACGCAAGGCTGGGTCTTGCCTATATGTACCACCACGGGAAGAACATAGACCCGGATCCGGAACTTGCGATGAAATGGTACACCAAATCATCGGAAGCGGGATGTTCGAGGGCCAAATGGGAGCTGGCAAAGATATTCCGGGACGGAACGATAGCCAATAAGGACGGCGCGATGTTCGTTTTCCACCTCAAAGCCGCGGCCGAAGCCGGGGTTCCAGAGGCAAAGGTCGAGTTAGGGTTCACATATCTGAAAGGGATCCACATAAAGAGGGACGAGGTGTCGGCGTTAAAGTGGATGCACTCCGCCGCGATCCAAGGGGATCCGATGGCGCTGTTCATGACCGGATACATGTACGGGAGAGGGATCGGCACCCGGCAGGACATATCGGAGCAAGAGCAGTGGTATGCGAGGGCGGGACTGAAAGGCAATGGGGAATTGTTCTATTGGATAGGCCGGAACTTCGAATACGGTCTGTTCAACGTCGAATTCGATCTTTTCGAAGCGGGCAGGTGGTATAAGATGGGGGCGGACATGGGGCACGAGAAATGTCTCATGTGCTGGCAGTACGTCCTTTCCGCACTCGCTGGAGGGAAGCATGATTCTCTGGAGGAGAGAGAATCCATCCTGATGAACGCCGACGTCGAGAAAGAGAAGCTTGCCAGGGAACAGGCGCTCAACGCCGCTGATTATTTCTTCGAGATAGGAAACGAAGAGAATGCGTTCAAGAACTACACGATATCGGCGGAATTGGGGGATCCTCTTTCGATGTTCACTCTGGCAATGATGTACCATGCCGGGATCCATGTCAAAAGAAACGACAGGAAAGCCCTGGAGCTGATGATGAAGGCTTCGGTCGCGGGCTCCGAAGATGCTCAGTTCACCATCGGCACTTTTTATGAAGAAGGGATGGGCCTGAAGAAAAGCCTGGACGAGGCGATAAGATACTATACGATGGCAGCCGCGAACGGTTATCTGACAGCATACTACAGGCTCAGCCTGCACATGGAGCATCCCGAGATACACGTCAGGAACTCGGCCGTGATCGTGAGGTGA
- a CDS encoding SEL1-like repeat protein, with translation MDCASPNYDPNKAAEMLEKLSAEGSGEARYLYALFLRTGTSVIRDEITAKELLTLSAASGWEDAALTMDEIGRSAGAEDADTLFDLKLRGEQRDTDACRELFEMYTEGRPPVKKSHRAAVRWYTVCAEEDDVHAQCTIGFMYLMGKGVGKDKEKAVYWLSKAAENGSSEAMYHIGEMYEAGLCYSDTDMKEAVRWYQQAADAGNADAQYALAFIHMVPKTSYHSDAKSAAYMEKAAASGHSEAQYQLGMMYAYGKGVKRNEAKAIMNLEASCEQGFQQAMVDYANMRFEGEVLEQDLEKAAKWFEKAAASCNGYAQYALACMYGTGSYYKKDDKMAVKYFTDAAEMGEANSQYYLGCYYYEGRGVERSEKDAVLWLGQAAEQGHPGAKAFLGMIYVTGSGVAEDIEEGMRLLNESADSGYAEGQYYLGKLYMEGKHVKKNIPRAKKYLSMAAKQGDLDAKTLLGKIKAERIR, from the coding sequence ATGGATTGCGCGTCGCCGAATTACGATCCGAACAAGGCGGCGGAGATGCTGGAAAAGTTATCCGCAGAGGGCAGCGGCGAAGCCCGGTATCTTTATGCCCTGTTCCTCCGCACCGGAACGTCCGTCATCAGGGACGAGATCACGGCAAAAGAGCTTCTGACGCTGTCCGCCGCTTCGGGCTGGGAGGACGCCGCTCTGACTATGGATGAGATCGGAAGAAGCGCCGGCGCGGAAGACGCAGACACACTCTTTGATCTTAAACTCAGGGGTGAACAGAGGGACACCGATGCCTGCAGGGAGCTGTTCGAGATGTACACAGAAGGAAGGCCCCCCGTCAAGAAAAGCCACAGGGCAGCCGTCAGATGGTACACCGTATGCGCCGAGGAGGATGACGTCCACGCGCAGTGTACGATCGGTTTCATGTATCTAATGGGCAAAGGTGTCGGTAAGGATAAGGAAAAGGCGGTGTATTGGCTGAGTAAGGCGGCAGAGAACGGCAGCTCCGAGGCAATGTACCATATCGGAGAGATGTATGAGGCCGGCCTCTGCTATTCGGACACGGATATGAAGGAAGCGGTGAGGTGGTATCAGCAGGCGGCCGACGCAGGCAACGCCGATGCACAGTATGCCTTGGCATTCATACACATGGTCCCGAAGACATCATATCACAGCGACGCCAAGTCCGCGGCGTATATGGAGAAGGCCGCCGCATCCGGGCACAGCGAGGCGCAGTATCAGCTTGGCATGATGTACGCTTACGGCAAAGGGGTCAAAAGGAACGAGGCCAAGGCGATAATGAATCTCGAAGCATCCTGCGAACAGGGATTCCAGCAGGCAATGGTCGACTATGCGAACATGAGATTTGAAGGAGAGGTGCTAGAACAGGATCTGGAAAAAGCGGCCAAATGGTTCGAGAAGGCCGCCGCATCCTGCAACGGATACGCTCAGTATGCGCTCGCCTGCATGTACGGTACAGGAAGCTATTACAAAAAAGATGACAAAATGGCCGTAAAGTATTTCACGGACGCGGCGGAGATGGGGGAGGCCAACTCGCAGTATTATCTGGGATGCTACTACTACGAAGGAAGAGGAGTGGAGAGGAGCGAAAAGGATGCTGTGTTATGGCTCGGACAGGCGGCCGAGCAGGGGCATCCGGGAGCAAAAGCCTTCCTGGGTATGATATATGTCACAGGTTCCGGGGTCGCGGAGGACATCGAAGAAGGAATGAGACTTCTCAATGAATCCGCCGATTCGGGATACGCCGAAGGGCAGTATTATCTTGGGAAACTGTATATGGAAGGCAAGCACGTGAAAAAGAACATACCTCGCGCAAAAAAATATCTGTCTATGGCGGCTAAGCAGGGAGATCTCGACGCAAAAACGCTTCTCGGAAAGATAAAAGCGGAGAGGATACGCTGA
- a CDS encoding sel1 repeat family protein, which translates to MHEDSGIPFESQMEPLEWAKFIIRTKSEKNYRSAFSILSSSANRGSSDAEFYLGLLYSRGQGVKKDLSAAKYWFEQASDDGNLGAMYFLGKMHSKGYGAEKDAKKAISLLNMPATMGDPRAQYELGLIYFDGDSEEKDLSAAVEWFTASAESGHSEAQFILGQLYKTGYGVEKNTEKALDWLTSAAMNKHRGAQILLGNMYDTGDGVPVDKEEADRWYSMKDDAVISAL; encoded by the coding sequence ATGCACGAGGACTCTGGCATTCCGTTCGAAAGTCAGATGGAACCATTAGAGTGGGCTAAATTCATAATCCGGACGAAGTCCGAAAAGAACTACCGTTCCGCTTTCTCTATACTGTCGTCCTCCGCGAACAGAGGGTCCTCCGACGCGGAATTCTATCTGGGCCTCCTTTATTCAAGAGGACAGGGCGTGAAAAAAGACCTTTCAGCGGCAAAATACTGGTTCGAACAAGCCTCTGATGACGGGAACCTTGGCGCGATGTATTTCTTGGGGAAAATGCACAGTAAAGGCTACGGGGCGGAAAAGGACGCCAAAAAAGCCATTTCTTTGCTGAACATGCCTGCGACGATGGGAGATCCCCGGGCCCAGTACGAACTCGGGCTGATCTATTTCGACGGGGACAGTGAAGAAAAGGATCTTTCCGCCGCAGTAGAATGGTTCACTGCGTCCGCCGAATCCGGCCATTCGGAGGCCCAGTTCATACTGGGGCAACTGTACAAGACCGGATACGGCGTAGAAAAGAACACCGAGAAGGCTCTGGACTGGCTCACTTCCGCCGCGATGAACAAGCACCGCGGCGCACAGATACTCCTCGGGAATATGTACGACACAGGGGACGGCGTTCCCGTGGATAAGGAAGAGGCCGACCGCTGGTACAGTATGAAGGACGATGCGGTTATTTCAGCCCTCTGA